A stretch of the Methanobrevibacter woesei genome encodes the following:
- a CDS encoding translation initiation factor IF-2 subunit beta, giving the protein MDEYEKLLNRAIDQLPPEVFENKRFKIPKAYSDIQGNRTFIKNFKDVAEGLNRDPQHLLKFLLRELGTAGNLEGGRAILQGKFTHYLINERLEDYVERYVICHECNRPDTRIIREGRIFLLKCAACGATAPLKPL; this is encoded by the coding sequence ATGGATGAATATGAAAAATTATTAAATAGAGCAATTGACCAATTACCTCCTGAAGTATTTGAAAACAAAAGATTCAAAATTCCTAAAGCTTACTCCGATATTCAAGGGAACAGAACTTTTATTAAAAACTTTAAGGATGTTGCTGAAGGTTTAAATAGAGACCCTCAACATTTATTAAAATTTTTATTAAGAGAATTAGGTACTGCAGGAAACTTAGAAGGTGGAAGAGCAATCTTACAAGGTAAATTTACCCATTACCTAATTAATGAAAGATTAGAAGATTATGTAGAAAGATATGTTATCTGTCATGAATGTAATAGACCAGATACTAGAATTATAAGAGAAGGTAGAATATTCTTATTAAAATGTGCAGCATGTGGTGCTACAGCTCCATTAAAACCATTATAA
- a CDS encoding NMD3-related protein: MTTMFCPECGSTDKKMVGDVCIDCFLKDYTMLTIPEKIEVTICSHCNSKLEEGKWSESNLPEEEIIYRALERNITIDDLVENELIDLEIDQMKGTIAECYVEATGEVYGKEISESHDVDVRILKTVCPTCSKLQAGYYESVIQFRADERELHKWECEKADEIVERTLIKQSKSDKLAYCPQIAKLKEGYDYYIGSLKSGRKVANALKDEFGGHIKESPRLISEDKSTGKGLYRIWISVRIPKFEEGDFIKYENNILQVKDIGKNRVVAINLENDKKHTIPWKDTEEIEVVKKEEDIETTSIISKSPTTIQILDPVDYSVIDLEIKESTKNAQIGDEVKIIKINNYVYLLN, from the coding sequence GTGACTACTATGTTTTGCCCAGAATGTGGAAGTACTGATAAAAAAATGGTTGGTGATGTATGCATTGACTGTTTTTTAAAGGACTACACAATGCTTACAATTCCTGAAAAGATTGAAGTTACAATATGTAGCCATTGTAACAGTAAATTAGAAGAAGGAAAATGGAGTGAATCTAATTTACCTGAAGAAGAAATTATCTACCGCGCATTAGAAAGAAACATAACTATTGATGATCTTGTTGAAAATGAACTTATTGACCTTGAAATTGATCAAATGAAAGGAACAATAGCTGAGTGTTATGTTGAAGCCACTGGCGAAGTCTATGGTAAAGAAATCAGTGAAAGTCATGATGTAGATGTTAGAATATTGAAAACCGTATGTCCAACATGCAGTAAACTTCAAGCAGGATATTATGAATCTGTAATTCAATTTAGAGCAGATGAACGTGAACTCCATAAATGGGAATGTGAAAAAGCAGATGAAATTGTTGAAAGAACACTAATTAAACAAAGCAAAAGTGATAAATTAGCTTATTGTCCTCAGATAGCTAAATTGAAAGAAGGTTATGATTACTATATTGGATCTCTCAAATCTGGAAGAAAAGTAGCTAATGCTCTTAAAGATGAATTTGGAGGCCATATAAAAGAATCACCTCGTCTCATTAGTGAAGATAAATCAACTGGAAAAGGCCTTTACAGGATTTGGATTTCAGTGAGAATTCCTAAATTTGAAGAAGGTGATTTTATCAAGTATGAAAATAACATACTTCAAGTAAAAGACATTGGTAAAAACAGAGTAGTAGCTATTAATCTTGAAAATGATAAAAAACATACAATCCCCTGGAAAGACACCGAAGAGATCGAAGTAGTTAAAAAAGAAGAAGACATAGAAACTACATCAATTATTTCCAAATCTCCAACAACTATTCAGATATTAGACCCTGTTGATTATTCAGTTATTGATTTAGAAATTAAAGAATCAACAAAAAATGCACAAATTGGAGATGAAGTTAAAATAATCAAAATTAACAATTATGTTTATCTACTAAATTAA